The following proteins are encoded in a genomic region of Hymenobacter siberiensis:
- the ilvN gene encoding acetolactate synthase small subunit, whose translation MSHQPDRQEYNITAYTENQVGLLNRIAIIFSRRKINIESLNVSPSEIEGIHRFNIVITETEEVVSKLARQIEKQVEVLKVYYNTNADVIWQEMALYKVPTDVIAEKASVERLLRENGARAVVIRKDYTVFETTGHREETDALIKVLQPYGLIEFVRSARIAIIKASDGFNHKLRDFERREPSEDVAENEFLNSRDAVFTM comes from the coding sequence ATGTCTCACCAACCTGACCGCCAGGAATACAACATCACGGCCTACACCGAAAACCAAGTGGGACTGCTCAACCGCATTGCCATTATTTTCTCGCGCCGCAAAATCAACATCGAGAGCCTGAACGTGTCGCCCTCGGAAATCGAAGGCATCCACCGCTTCAACATCGTCATCACCGAAACCGAGGAAGTGGTGAGCAAGCTGGCCCGCCAGATTGAAAAGCAGGTGGAGGTGCTGAAAGTATACTACAACACCAACGCCGACGTAATCTGGCAGGAAATGGCCCTCTATAAAGTGCCTACCGATGTGATTGCCGAAAAAGCCTCCGTCGAGCGTCTGCTGCGCGAAAACGGAGCCCGCGCCGTGGTCATTCGCAAAGATTATACGGTGTTTGAAACGACCGGCCACCGCGAGGAAACCGATGCGCTAATCAAGGTTTTGCAGCCGTACGGGCTCATTGAGTTTGTGCGCAGCGCCCGCATCGCCATCATCAAGGCCAGCGACGGCTTCAACCACAAGCTGCGCGATTTCGAGCGCCGCGAGCCCAGCGAGGACGTGGCCGAAAACGAGTTCCTGAACAGCCGCGACGCGGTGTTTACGATGTAG
- the ilvB gene encoding biosynthetic-type acetolactate synthase large subunit, producing MLINEPTTATAEPETTVLTAPETTVLTAPEATAPNSTGAEAVLNILLAEGVDTIFGYPGGAIIPIYDALYDFNDRLNHVLVRHEQGGIHAAQGYARSSGRVGVVFATSGPGATNLVTGLADAQIDSTPLVCITGQVFAHLLGTDAFQETDIINITTPVTKWNYQVTKAEEIPEALAKAFYIARSGRPGPVLIDITKNAQLQAFHFAPYAPCTHIRSYRPVPIVRPEYIREAAALINRAKKPFVLWGQGVVLGRAEAEFKAFIEKSGIPAAWTILGAGALPTDHPLNVGMLGMHGNYGPNVLTNECDVLIAIGMRFDDRVTGRLDKYAKQAKVIHLDIDPTEIDKNVAVTVPVWGDCKETLPLLTALIEPKTHPEWHQRFQDYMAEEVSAVINDELFPTGEELTMGEVLQQLNELTGGEAIIVTDVGQHQMVACRYAKFNHTRSNITSGGLGTMGFALPAAIGAKFGAPERPVVAIIGDGGVQMTIQELGTIMQTGVDVKIIILNNRFLGMVRQWQELFNSRRYSFVDIQSPDYVAVAAGYRIAGRRVEIRDELQPALRQMLEQPGSFLLEVLVAKENNIFPMVPQGCSVAEIRLR from the coding sequence ATGTTAATCAACGAGCCCACCACCGCCACCGCCGAGCCGGAAACCACCGTGCTCACCGCCCCGGAAACCACCGTGCTCACCGCCCCGGAAGCAACCGCGCCTAACTCCACGGGTGCCGAGGCGGTGCTGAACATCCTGCTGGCCGAGGGCGTGGACACCATTTTCGGCTATCCCGGCGGGGCCATCATCCCGATTTATGACGCGCTATACGACTTCAACGACCGGCTGAACCACGTGCTGGTGCGGCACGAGCAGGGCGGTATTCACGCGGCGCAGGGGTATGCGCGCAGCTCGGGGCGGGTGGGGGTAGTGTTTGCCACCAGCGGGCCGGGCGCGACCAACCTGGTCACGGGCTTGGCCGATGCGCAGATTGATAGCACGCCGCTGGTCTGCATCACGGGGCAGGTGTTCGCGCACTTGCTGGGCACCGATGCGTTTCAGGAAACGGACATCATCAACATCACCACGCCCGTCACGAAGTGGAACTACCAGGTGACCAAGGCCGAGGAAATTCCCGAGGCGCTGGCCAAGGCTTTCTACATCGCGCGCAGCGGCCGGCCCGGCCCGGTGCTGATTGATATCACCAAAAACGCCCAGCTGCAAGCCTTTCATTTTGCGCCGTACGCGCCGTGCACGCACATTCGCAGCTACCGGCCAGTGCCCATCGTGCGGCCTGAGTACATCCGTGAGGCGGCGGCGCTTATCAACCGGGCTAAAAAGCCGTTCGTGCTTTGGGGCCAGGGCGTGGTGCTGGGGAGAGCCGAGGCAGAGTTTAAAGCCTTCATCGAAAAAAGTGGCATTCCGGCTGCCTGGACCATCCTCGGCGCGGGCGCATTGCCCACCGACCACCCGCTAAACGTGGGCATGCTGGGCATGCACGGCAACTATGGTCCCAACGTGCTCACCAACGAGTGCGACGTGCTCATCGCCATTGGCATGCGCTTCGATGACCGCGTGACTGGCCGCTTGGATAAGTACGCCAAGCAAGCGAAGGTGATTCACCTCGACATCGACCCCACCGAAATCGATAAAAACGTGGCCGTCACCGTGCCCGTGTGGGGCGACTGCAAGGAAACCCTGCCGCTGCTCACTGCCCTCATCGAGCCGAAAACGCATCCCGAATGGCACCAGCGCTTCCAGGACTACATGGCCGAGGAGGTGTCTGCCGTGATAAACGACGAGTTGTTTCCGACGGGCGAGGAACTGACCATGGGCGAGGTCCTGCAACAGCTCAACGAGCTGACCGGCGGCGAGGCCATCATCGTGACCGACGTAGGGCAGCACCAGATGGTGGCCTGCCGCTACGCCAAATTCAACCATACCCGCAGCAACATCACCAGCGGCGGACTGGGCACAATGGGCTTTGCGCTGCCGGCCGCTATCGGGGCCAAATTCGGCGCGCCCGAGCGGCCGGTGGTGGCCATTATCGGCGACGGCGGCGTGCAGATGACCATTCAGGAGCTGGGCACCATCATGCAGACCGGGGTTGATGTGAAAATCATCATCCTCAACAACCGCTTCTTGGGCATGGTGCGGCAGTGGCAGGAGCTGTTCAACTCCCGCCGCTACTCCTTCGTGGATATCCAAAGCCCCGACTACGTGGCCGTAGCGGCCGGCTACCGCATCGCCGGGCGGCGCGTGGAAATTCGCGACGAGCTGCAACCCGCACTGCGGCAGATGCTGGAGCAGCCCGGCTCCTTCCTGCTGGAGGTGCTGGTGGCGAAGGAGAATAACATCTTCCCGATGGTGCCGCAGGGGTGCAGCGTGGCGGAAATAAGGCTGCGTTAA
- the ilvD gene encoding dihydroxy-acid dehydratase has product MILNKYSRIYTQDDSLPASQAMLIGSGLSDADLRKPFVGICSTGFEGNTCNMHLDALADGVKIGVQAQGLVGLRFNTIGVSDGITNGTPGMRFSLVSREIIADSIEAMAGAHNYDALATVVGCDKNMPGALIAMARLNRPSLMVYGGTIKGGTFKGQQLNIVSCFEAYGKKLQGEISDEDYSGIIHNACPGPGACGGMYTANTMAAAIEALGMSVPFSSSLPAVSVEKNQECLDAGAYLRRLLERDIKPRDILVREAFENALVVITILGGSTNAVLHLIAIAHAAGVPLSMEDFQAVSNRVPVLADLKPSGKYLMEDLSALGGVPAVMRTLLDAGLLHGDLLTVTGKTLAENLADVKPLGPEQDLLRPLDNPIKADGHIQILYGNLAPRGAVAKITGKEGLRFEGSANVFDSEEALNEGITQGSIKAGQVVVIRYVGPKGGPGMPEMLKPTSAIIGAGLGDKVALITDGRFSGGTHGFVVGHVCPEAYDGGAIALVENGDWIILDAAANTIDIQIDPALLELRRSQWQRPRPNVRQGVLLKYIRTVSDASHGCITDLLEEVVLPVNLTP; this is encoded by the coding sequence ATGATTCTCAATAAATACAGCCGCATCTATACCCAGGACGACAGCTTACCGGCTTCGCAGGCCATGCTCATCGGCTCGGGGCTGTCGGATGCGGATTTGCGTAAGCCGTTCGTGGGTATCTGCTCCACGGGCTTCGAGGGCAACACCTGCAACATGCACCTGGATGCGCTGGCCGACGGCGTGAAAATCGGCGTGCAGGCGCAGGGGCTGGTGGGGCTGCGCTTCAACACCATCGGTGTGAGCGACGGCATTACGAACGGCACGCCGGGCATGCGGTTTTCGCTGGTATCGCGCGAGATTATTGCCGACTCCATTGAGGCCATGGCGGGCGCGCACAACTACGACGCCCTGGCCACGGTGGTGGGCTGCGACAAGAACATGCCCGGCGCGCTCATCGCCATGGCGCGGCTCAACCGGCCCAGCCTGATGGTGTACGGCGGCACCATCAAGGGCGGCACGTTCAAGGGGCAGCAGCTCAATATTGTATCGTGTTTTGAGGCCTATGGTAAGAAGCTGCAGGGGGAGATTTCGGACGAGGACTACAGCGGCATCATTCACAATGCCTGTCCCGGGCCGGGGGCCTGCGGCGGCATGTACACGGCCAACACCATGGCTGCCGCCATCGAGGCGCTGGGCATGAGCGTGCCGTTCTCGTCGTCGCTGCCCGCCGTGAGCGTGGAGAAAAACCAGGAATGCCTCGATGCCGGGGCCTACCTGCGCCGGCTGCTGGAGCGCGACATCAAGCCCCGCGACATTCTGGTGCGCGAGGCGTTCGAGAATGCGTTGGTAGTCATCACCATCCTGGGCGGCTCGACCAATGCGGTGCTGCACCTCATTGCCATTGCCCACGCCGCCGGAGTGCCGCTGAGCATGGAAGATTTCCAGGCTGTGAGCAACCGCGTGCCGGTGCTGGCCGACCTCAAGCCCAGCGGCAAGTACCTCATGGAGGACCTCTCGGCCCTGGGCGGCGTGCCCGCCGTGATGCGCACCCTGCTCGACGCCGGCCTGCTGCACGGCGACCTGCTGACCGTAACCGGTAAAACCCTGGCCGAAAACCTGGCCGACGTGAAACCCCTGGGCCCCGAGCAGGACCTGTTGCGCCCGCTGGATAACCCCATCAAAGCCGACGGCCATATCCAGATTCTCTACGGTAACCTCGCCCCGCGCGGCGCGGTGGCCAAAATCACGGGCAAAGAAGGACTACGCTTTGAAGGCTCGGCCAACGTGTTTGACTCGGAAGAGGCACTGAACGAGGGCATCACGCAGGGTAGTATTAAGGCCGGGCAGGTGGTCGTGATTCGCTACGTGGGGCCGAAGGGCGGGCCGGGCATGCCCGAAATGCTGAAGCCGACTTCGGCCATCATCGGGGCCGGGCTGGGCGATAAGGTGGCCCTGATTACGGACGGCCGGTTTTCGGGCGGTACCCACGGTTTCGTGGTCGGCCACGTCTGCCCCGAGGCCTACGATGGCGGCGCTATCGCCCTGGTCGAAAACGGCGACTGGATTATCCTCGATGCCGCCGCTAATACCATTGATATTCAAATTGACCCCGCCCTGCTGGAGCTGCGCCGGAGCCAGTGGCAGCGCCCCCGCCCCAACGTGCGTCAGGGCGTGCTGCTGAAATACATCCGCACCGTGAGCGACGCCAGCCATGGGTGTATCACTGATTTGCTGGAGGAGGTCGTCCTCCCCGTCAACCTCACCCCCTGA
- a CDS encoding branched-chain amino acid transaminase produces MYFNPDTLAFVDGEFIKAEAARVSAYAQSLHYGYAVFEGIRSYATPAGTRIFKAEEHYERLHYSCRSIGLPFSYSVEELTSITYQLLEKNGLADAYIRPLVYAGEPNMTLKHASSSNLLIAVWDWGKYLGDQSLRLSISPYQRPNPKAVPIESKVSGHYVNSIIASSEAKGRGFDEALLLDMNGYVAEGPGANFFFEKNGELFTAPQGSILRGITRNTIIDLAREAGISVTEKFFTPDELQGATGAFYTGTAAEVVGIAAIDELEFSLPFSETLGAQLAERYRALVTGALVAQTA; encoded by the coding sequence ATGTATTTTAACCCCGATACCCTGGCCTTTGTCGACGGCGAATTCATCAAAGCCGAAGCCGCCCGGGTGAGTGCCTACGCCCAGTCGCTGCACTATGGCTATGCCGTTTTCGAAGGTATCCGGTCGTATGCCACGCCGGCCGGCACCCGCATTTTCAAGGCCGAGGAGCACTACGAGCGGCTACACTACTCCTGCCGCAGCATCGGCCTGCCGTTCAGCTACTCGGTGGAGGAACTGACCAGCATTACCTACCAGCTGCTGGAGAAAAACGGCCTGGCCGACGCTTACATCCGCCCCTTGGTGTACGCCGGCGAACCCAACATGACCCTGAAGCACGCCAGCAGCAGCAACCTGCTCATTGCCGTGTGGGACTGGGGCAAGTACCTCGGCGACCAGAGCCTGCGCCTGAGCATCTCGCCCTACCAGCGCCCCAACCCCAAGGCCGTTCCCATCGAGTCCAAAGTATCGGGCCACTACGTCAACTCCATCATTGCCAGCTCCGAAGCCAAGGGCCGTGGCTTCGACGAAGCCCTGTTGCTGGACATGAACGGCTACGTGGCCGAGGGCCCAGGCGCCAACTTCTTCTTCGAGAAAAACGGCGAGTTATTCACCGCGCCGCAGGGCAGCATCCTGCGCGGCATCACCCGCAACACCATTATTGACTTGGCCCGCGAAGCCGGCATTTCGGTCACCGAAAAATTCTTCACCCCCGATGAGCTACAGGGCGCCACTGGCGCATTCTACACCGGTACCGCCGCCGAGGTGGTGGGCATTGCCGCCATCGATGAGCTGGAATTCAGCCTGCCGTTTTCCGAGACGCTGGGGGCCCAACTGGCCGAGCGCTACCGGGCGTTGGTGACCGGCGCGCTGGTTGCGCAGACTGCTTAG
- the leuB gene encoding 3-isopropylmalate dehydrogenase: MMVSKKIAILPGDGIGPEVCRQAVKVLEAVAERFDHHFDLSSHLMGACAIDATGNPLPDETLDACRAADAVLLGAIGDPKYDNDPSAKVRPEQGLLRLRKELGLFANIRPVTAYDVLLAHSPLKKERIQGTDMVIFRELTGGIYFGDKGRTADGEGAYDHCTYSRTEIRRIAHLAFQAAAGRRQHLTLVDKANVLETSRLWREEVRAMASQYPEVTVDYLFVDNAAMQVILNPTQFDVILTENMFGDIISDEASVIAGSMGLLPSASVGEAVALFEPIHGSYPQARGKGIANPIAAILSAALLLEHLELPEEAALVREAVDEALNNGILTPELNQNAPYTTEEVGNYIAFWIADSNEKQWNKNNVEIGVSTII, translated from the coding sequence ATGATGGTAAGCAAGAAAATAGCCATATTGCCCGGCGATGGTATCGGCCCGGAAGTGTGTCGGCAAGCCGTGAAGGTGCTCGAAGCCGTAGCCGAACGGTTCGACCACCACTTCGACCTGAGCTCGCACCTGATGGGTGCCTGCGCCATCGACGCCACCGGCAACCCCTTGCCCGACGAAACCCTCGACGCCTGCCGCGCCGCTGATGCCGTGCTGCTCGGGGCCATCGGCGACCCCAAGTACGACAACGACCCCAGCGCCAAAGTGCGCCCCGAGCAGGGCCTACTGCGCTTGCGCAAGGAGCTGGGCCTGTTCGCCAACATCCGCCCCGTTACGGCCTACGATGTGCTGCTGGCCCATTCGCCCCTCAAAAAAGAGCGTATTCAGGGCACCGACATGGTCATCTTCCGCGAGTTGACGGGCGGGATTTATTTTGGCGATAAGGGCCGCACTGCCGATGGCGAAGGTGCTTACGACCACTGTACTTACAGCCGTACCGAAATCCGCCGCATCGCGCACCTGGCGTTTCAGGCCGCTGCCGGCCGCCGCCAGCATCTCACGCTGGTGGATAAGGCCAACGTGCTCGAAACCTCCCGCCTCTGGCGCGAGGAAGTGCGCGCCATGGCCAGCCAGTACCCTGAAGTGACGGTCGATTACCTCTTCGTGGATAACGCCGCCATGCAGGTCATCCTCAACCCCACGCAGTTCGACGTGATTCTGACCGAGAACATGTTCGGCGATATTATCTCCGACGAGGCTTCGGTCATTGCCGGCTCCATGGGCCTGCTGCCCTCGGCTTCGGTAGGCGAGGCGGTGGCGCTGTTCGAGCCCATTCACGGCTCATATCCGCAGGCCAGGGGCAAGGGCATCGCCAATCCCATTGCCGCCATTCTATCGGCCGCTCTGCTGCTGGAGCACCTCGAGCTGCCCGAAGAAGCCGCCCTGGTGCGCGAGGCCGTGGACGAAGCCCTGAACAACGGCATTTTGACGCCCGAGCTGAATCAAAATGCTCCCTACACCACCGAGGAAGTAGGCAACTACATCGCCTTCTGGATTGCCGATTCCAACGAAAAGCAGTGGAACAAGAACAACGTTGAAATCGGCGTGAGCACGATTATTTGA
- the leuD gene encoding 3-isopropylmalate dehydratase small subunit has protein sequence MEKFQTLHSAAVPLPLENIDTDQIIPARFLKATTRDGFGENLFCDWRRNADGSPKPDFVLNNPRYAGQILLAGKNFGCGSSREHAAWALYDAGFRVVISSYFADIFRGNALNTGLLPLQVTDEELSQLFALVEQNADTQFVVNLPEQTLYVPATGDSFHFDLDAYKKECLINGYDDIDYLVSQKPAIEAYEQTRTWNW, from the coding sequence ATGGAAAAATTCCAGACCCTGCACTCGGCCGCCGTGCCGCTGCCGCTCGAAAACATCGATACGGACCAGATTATCCCGGCCCGTTTCCTGAAGGCGACCACGCGCGATGGTTTCGGCGAAAACTTGTTCTGCGACTGGCGGCGCAATGCCGACGGCTCGCCCAAGCCGGATTTCGTGCTCAATAACCCACGCTACGCCGGCCAGATACTGCTGGCGGGCAAGAATTTCGGCTGTGGCTCCAGCCGCGAGCACGCTGCCTGGGCGCTGTACGACGCCGGTTTTCGGGTAGTCATTTCGAGCTACTTCGCCGATATATTTCGCGGCAACGCGCTGAATACCGGCCTGCTGCCCCTGCAAGTGACCGATGAGGAGCTAAGCCAGCTTTTCGCGCTGGTAGAGCAGAATGCCGACACGCAATTCGTGGTGAACCTGCCCGAGCAGACGCTGTACGTGCCTGCCACCGGCGACAGTTTTCACTTCGACCTCGACGCCTACAAAAAGGAATGCCTGATTAACGGCTACGACGACATCGACTATCTGGTGAGTCAGAAGCCGGCCATCGAAGCCTACGAACAAACCCGAACCTGGAACTGGTAA
- the leuC gene encoding 3-isopropylmalate dehydratase large subunit has product MAKSLFDKIWDAHVVKTASGGLDIVYIDRHLIHEVTSPQAFDELDARDLPLFRPARILATADHNVPTRNQHLPIEEPLSRSQVDKLTANCAKYGVELYGLGHARQGIVHVIGPELGLTLPGTTIVCGDSHTSTHGAFGAVAFGIGTSQVAQVMATQCLLLSRPKRMRIAVDGELRPGVTAKDLILYVISRLGTGGATGYFVEYAGSAVRALSMEGRMTVCNMSIEMGARGGLIAPDETTFAYVEGRPYAPKEAAWDQAVAYWKTLYSDDDTVFDAAHHFDAATITPMITYGTNPGMGIALNGHIPSEVPASEAESFDKSLQYMGFKRGESLLGKEINYVFIGSCTNSRIEDLRAVAAYVQGKQKAGHVEAIIVPGSKQVEQQAIAEGLDKILADAGFELREPGCSACLAMNEDKIPAGAYCVATSNRNFEGRQGPGSRTLLASPLVAAITAVQGRIVDITQYLN; this is encoded by the coding sequence ATGGCCAAGTCCTTGTTCGATAAAATCTGGGATGCGCACGTAGTGAAAACTGCGTCCGGCGGCCTGGACATCGTGTATATCGACCGCCACCTCATCCACGAGGTGACCAGCCCGCAGGCATTTGACGAGCTCGATGCCCGCGACCTGCCGCTGTTCCGCCCGGCGCGCATCCTCGCTACGGCCGACCACAACGTGCCCACCCGCAACCAGCACCTGCCCATCGAGGAGCCGCTGAGCCGCTCGCAGGTAGACAAGCTGACTGCGAATTGCGCCAAGTACGGCGTGGAATTGTACGGCCTGGGCCACGCCCGGCAGGGCATCGTGCACGTCATCGGGCCGGAGCTGGGGCTCACGCTGCCCGGCACCACCATCGTGTGCGGCGACAGTCACACGTCCACCCACGGCGCATTCGGCGCGGTGGCCTTCGGCATCGGTACCAGCCAGGTGGCCCAGGTGATGGCCACTCAGTGCCTGCTCTTGAGCCGCCCCAAGCGTATGCGCATTGCCGTGGACGGCGAGTTGCGGCCCGGCGTAACGGCCAAAGATTTGATTCTCTATGTAATATCCAGGCTCGGCACCGGCGGGGCTACCGGCTACTTCGTAGAGTATGCCGGCAGCGCCGTGCGCGCCCTGAGCATGGAAGGCCGCATGACGGTCTGCAACATGAGCATCGAAATGGGTGCCCGTGGCGGCCTCATCGCGCCCGACGAAACGACGTTTGCCTACGTGGAGGGCCGCCCCTATGCCCCCAAGGAAGCCGCCTGGGACCAGGCCGTGGCCTACTGGAAAACACTGTATTCGGACGACGACACGGTTTTTGATGCTGCGCATCATTTCGACGCGGCGACCATCACCCCGATGATTACCTACGGTACCAACCCCGGCATGGGCATCGCCCTGAACGGCCACATCCCCAGCGAAGTACCCGCCAGCGAAGCTGAGAGCTTCGATAAGTCGCTGCAGTACATGGGGTTTAAGCGTGGCGAATCCTTGCTGGGCAAGGAAATCAACTACGTGTTCATCGGCAGCTGCACCAACTCGCGCATCGAGGATTTGCGGGCGGTGGCGGCCTACGTACAGGGCAAGCAGAAGGCTGGCCACGTCGAGGCCATCATCGTGCCCGGCTCGAAGCAGGTGGAGCAGCAGGCCATTGCTGAGGGCCTCGACAAGATTCTGGCCGATGCCGGCTTCGAGCTGCGTGAGCCCGGCTGTAGCGCTTGCCTGGCCATGAACGAGGACAAAATCCCTGCCGGGGCCTACTGCGTGGCCACCTCGAACCGCAACTTCGAAGGGCGGCAGGGGCCGGGGTCGCGCACGCTGCTGGCGAGTCCGCTAGTGGCCGCGATTACGGCGGTGCAGGGCCGGATTGTGGATATCACGCAGTATTTGAACTAG
- a CDS encoding 2-isopropylmalate synthase, whose amino-acid sequence MPTQQIQIFDTTLRDGEQVPGCKLNRDEKLLIARQLEQLGVDVIEAGFPVSSPGDFASVQAIAAQTREATVCGLSRAVENDIRVAAEALRPARYPRIHTGIGTSDVHIQHKLCTTREDVLARAIAAVKLAKSFVEDVEFYAEDAGRTDNEFLARVCEAAIRAGATVLNIPDTTGYCLPQEYGAKIKFLHENVTGIHNVRLSTHCHNDLGLATANSIAGVMNGARQIECTINGVGERAGNTALEEVVMILRQHPSLNLHTNINTRLLAETSAMVSHLMTMPVQPNKAIVGANAFSHSSGIHQDGIIKHRETYEIIDPREVGVADSSIVLTARSGRAALAYRLQKLGYDFEKVALNKAYTRFMELADRQREVVDNDLHMLVEQEKLVTAD is encoded by the coding sequence ATGCCAACCCAGCAAATCCAGATATTCGATACCACGCTCCGCGACGGCGAACAGGTGCCGGGCTGCAAGCTAAACCGCGACGAGAAGCTTCTCATTGCCCGGCAGCTCGAACAGCTCGGCGTCGACGTCATCGAGGCCGGTTTCCCGGTGTCCAGCCCCGGCGATTTTGCCTCCGTGCAGGCCATCGCCGCCCAGACCCGCGAAGCCACCGTCTGCGGCCTGTCGCGGGCCGTCGAAAACGATATTCGCGTGGCCGCCGAGGCCCTGCGCCCGGCCCGCTACCCGCGCATCCACACCGGTATCGGCACGTCCGATGTGCACATTCAGCACAAGCTCTGCACCACGCGAGAGGACGTGCTGGCCCGCGCCATTGCGGCCGTGAAGCTGGCCAAAAGCTTCGTGGAAGACGTGGAATTCTACGCCGAAGATGCCGGCCGCACCGACAACGAGTTTCTGGCCCGCGTGTGCGAGGCCGCCATCCGGGCCGGGGCCACCGTCCTCAACATCCCCGACACCACCGGCTACTGCCTTCCCCAGGAATACGGCGCGAAAATCAAATTCCTCCACGAGAACGTGACGGGCATCCACAACGTGCGCCTCTCCACGCACTGCCACAACGACCTGGGCCTGGCCACCGCCAACTCCATTGCCGGCGTGATGAACGGCGCCCGCCAGATTGAATGCACGATAAATGGCGTGGGCGAGCGTGCCGGCAACACGGCCCTGGAGGAAGTAGTGATGATTCTGCGCCAGCACCCCTCCCTCAACCTGCATACCAACATCAACACCCGCCTGCTGGCCGAAACCTCGGCCATGGTTTCGCACCTCATGACCATGCCCGTGCAGCCCAACAAGGCCATTGTGGGCGCCAATGCTTTCTCGCACAGCAGCGGTATCCACCAGGACGGCATCATCAAGCACCGCGAAACCTACGAAATCATCGACCCCCGGGAAGTCGGCGTGGCCGATTCGTCCATCGTGCTCACCGCCCGCTCCGGCCGCGCCGCCCTGGCCTACCGCCTCCAGAAGCTGGGTTACGATTTCGAAAAAGTTGCTTTGAACAAAGCATACACCCGCTTCATGGAGCTGGCCGACCGTCAGCGCGAGGTGGTGGATAATGACCTGCATATGCTGGTCGAACAGGAAAAACTCGTTACTGCTGACTGA
- a CDS encoding ice-binding family protein yields the protein MAQTINMRSAAGYCLFTRTGAMGDNNSTTQSIITGRLGTHTGGYTGFNPVYNAPVGIQPAQHELDAATLLQVADDIDAADAQIEAYVDSPVALPSTMGGLVITPGVYNIPSAVSLSGDVILDGLGQINPLFIFKVGGAFTTTSPYRVLLINGATLDNVYWRMAGAVSFAGGISIFRGTVIATPAGAISFADGATLLGKALTKAGAINLDNNRVSNSELPYVGPLPVELTRFVAERQGVAAQLSWATASEKNNDYFAVERSADGRTFAEVGRVAGHGTSTFPYAYQWIDAHLGQYAPAVYYRLKQVDSNGAVIYSPVRTVAGVPATGSPLQLRAYPNPAWNGFSVQLDVALAGPAILQLNDCRGHMVAQRQLVLVPGSTTLVLSEAASLRPGIYLVQLRQGALHQALRLVQE from the coding sequence TTGGCCCAAACAATCAATATGCGCAGCGCGGCTGGCTATTGCCTGTTCACCCGCACCGGTGCTATGGGCGATAACAACTCCACTACCCAATCAATCATTACCGGCCGGCTTGGTACGCACACCGGCGGATATACTGGCTTTAACCCGGTCTATAATGCTCCGGTAGGAATCCAGCCCGCTCAGCACGAATTAGATGCCGCCACCTTGCTCCAGGTAGCCGACGATATAGATGCGGCCGATGCCCAGATAGAAGCGTATGTTGATAGCCCGGTGGCTCTGCCAAGCACGATGGGAGGACTGGTTATTACGCCGGGCGTATACAATATACCCAGTGCGGTATCCTTATCCGGCGACGTGATTCTCGATGGCCTAGGGCAGATTAATCCGCTGTTTATTTTTAAGGTGGGCGGGGCGTTCACGACTACTTCTCCCTACCGGGTTTTGCTGATAAACGGTGCCACGCTGGACAATGTGTACTGGCGCATGGCAGGGGCCGTATCCTTCGCCGGTGGTATTTCGATTTTCAGGGGTACCGTAATTGCCACGCCGGCCGGGGCCATCAGCTTTGCAGACGGGGCCACGTTGCTGGGCAAAGCGCTGACGAAGGCCGGGGCCATCAATCTGGACAATAACCGGGTCAGCAACAGCGAGCTGCCTTATGTTGGCCCCTTGCCGGTAGAGCTCACGCGCTTTGTGGCGGAGCGGCAGGGCGTTGCCGCGCAGCTGAGCTGGGCCACCGCGTCGGAAAAAAATAACGACTACTTCGCCGTGGAGCGCAGCGCCGATGGCCGCACGTTCGCCGAGGTGGGGCGAGTGGCAGGCCATGGTACCAGCACCTTCCCCTACGCCTACCAGTGGATCGATGCGCACCTGGGCCAGTATGCCCCGGCAGTGTACTACCGGCTGAAGCAAGTGGATAGCAACGGGGCGGTTATCTACTCACCCGTTCGCACGGTGGCTGGTGTACCAGCCACGGGCTCGCCACTGCAGTTACGGGCATATCCAAATCCGGCCTGGAACGGTTTCAGTGTGCAGCTGGATGTGGCCCTGGCCGGCCCCGCGATACTGCAGCTGAACGATTGCCGCGGCCACATGGTGGCGCAACGCCAACTCGTGCTGGTGCCGGGCAGCACCACGCTGGTACTGAGCGAGGCCGCCAGTCTGCGCCCGGGTATTTATCTGGTGCAGCTCCGGCAAGGTGCTCTGCATCAGGCGTTGCGCCTGGTGCAGGAGTAG